TCTCACGGGCCGGGCACGGTGTTCGTCTATTCCGGGCGCGGATCCCAATGGGCCGGGATGGGCCGCCAATTGCTGGCCGACGAACCGGCTTTCGCCGCCGCCTTGGCCGAGCTGGAACCCGTGTTTGTCGAGCAGGCCGGGTTCTCGCTGCGCGACGTGATCGCCGAAGGCAAGGAACTGGCCGGCATCGAGCAGATCCAGCTGGGCCTGATCGGCATGCAGCTGGCGCTGACCGCGCTGTGGCGCTCCCACGGCGTGACACCCGACCTGGTGATCGGCCACTCCATGGGTGAGGTGGCCGCCGCCGTGGTGGCTGGAGCGCTCACCCCGGCCGAGGGATTGCGGGTGACCGCGACCCGGTCGCGGCTGATGGCCCCGCTGTCCGGGCAGGGCGGCATGGCACTGCTGGAACTCGACGCGGCGGCGACCGAGGCGTTGATCACCGACCACCCGCAGGTGACGTTGGGGATCTACAACTCGCCGCGGCAGACCGTGATCGCCGGACCCACCGACCAGATCGATGAGTTGATCACCCGGGTGCGCGCGCAGAATCGGTTCGCCAGCCGGGTCAACATCGAGGTGGCCCCGCACAATCCGGCGATGGATGCGCTGGCGCCCCAGATGCGTGCGGAATTAGCGGATTTGACCCCGCGAAACCCGACGATCCCGATCATCTCCACCACCTACCAGGATCTGGACACCAACCCGGTCTTCGACGCCGAGCACTGGGCCACCAACATGCGCAACCCGGTGCACTTCCAGCAGGCCATCGCCCGCACCGTTCGGGGCGGGGACCGCCCCTACCACACCTTCATCGAAATCAGCGCCCACCCGCTGCTGACCCAGGCCATCACCGACACCCTGCACACCGCCCAGCACGGAACCCGATACACCACCATCGGCACCCTGCACCGCGACACCGACGACACCATCACCTTCCGCACCAACCTCAACACCGTCCACACCACCCACCCACCGCACACCCGCACCCCCGAACCACACCCACCCATCCCCACCACCCCCTGGCAACACACCCGCCACTGGATCACCACACCCGCCGCCAGCGCGGCAGCGCTGCAACGCCCGGACCGTAACGGGGCTGCGGTAGGAGGGCAATGGAACTCCGGACCCGGCGGCGACGCGCTCGAAGACTGGTGCTACCAGCTGGCCTGGCCTATCCGCCCGGCCCCCGGCATCGCCACACCCAGCACCGAAAGCTGGCTCGTGCTGGCAGACACCGGGCTCGCCGCCGAACTGGCCCATGCCGTGGGCGCGTCCCGGGTGGACCTCCTCGCACCGACGGCGCTAGCCCACGATGGCGATCCGTCCACGCTGCTCGACGCGCTCCGCGGTGTGGACAACGTGCTCTACGCGCCACCCCCCTCCGGGGAATTCCTCGATGTTGCGGCGGCCTACCAGCTATTCCACGCAACACGAAGGCTTGCCGCCGCGATGGTCGCGAGCGGCTCGCCACCGAAGCTGTTCATCGTGACCCGCAATGCGCAGCCGGTTGCCGACGGCGATCGGGCCAACCCCGTCCACGCGGTGCTGTGGGGCCTGGGCCGCTCGCTGGCACTGGAACATCCCGAAATCTGGGGCGGGTTAATCGATCTCGACGAGACGACGCCCGCCGAGCTGATCGCGCGGTACGTACTGAACGAAGCCGCCAGCAGCGACGGGGAGGACCAGGTCGTCTACCGCACAGGTTTGCGCCGTGCGCCCCGGCTGCAGAGACGGACCGCGCCTGCGACGACGTCGCCGGTCACGCTGGGTGACGACACCAGCCACCTCGTCATCGGGGCGACCGGAAATATCGGGCCGCAGCTGATCCACCAACTCGCGGATATGGGCGCAAAGACCGTCGTCGCGGTGTCCCGCACTCCTGGCAGCCGGCTGGCGGACCTAGCCGAAAGCCTGGAATCAACCGGGACAAACCTCATCCAGGTCGCCGCGGATGCATCCGACCCGGTCGCGATGACCGCGCTGTTCGACCGGTTTGGGGCGGACCTGCCACCGCTGGAGGGAATCTACCTGGCGGCCTTCGCCGGCCAGCCAGTGACGCTCGGGGACATGACCGACGACGACGTGGCCGCGATGTTCCGGCCCAAACTGGACGTCGCCCGGCTAATCCACCGGTTGTCACTGAAACACCCGGTGCGGCAGTTCGTTTCGTTCTCCTCGATCTCGGGTCTCATCGGTTCGCGGTGGCTGGCCCACTACACGGCGACCAGCGCCTTCCTGGACACCCTTGGCCATGCCCGTCGCCTGATGGGGCTGCCGGCCACTGTCGTCGCGTGGGGATTGTGGAAATCCTTGGCCGACGCGCAACAAGACGCGAGCCAAGTGAGCACCGAATCCGGACTACAGCCCATGGCTGACGACGTAGCGATCCGCGCACTGCGATCAGCAATGAGTCCGGATGCCGCCGTGCACTCCGTTGTGGTCGCAGCGGATTGGCCGCTGCTGGCCGCCGCCTACCGGACGCGCGGGGCGCTGCGCGTCGTCGACGACCTGTTGCCCGTGCCCGGCGACGCACCGATGCCCGAAAGCGAGTTCCGCAAAGCGCTGCGCAAATGCCCGCCGGAACGACGCCATGACATGTTGTTGGACCACGTCGGTGCCCTGGCCGCCACGGTGATGGGAATGCCGGCCACCGAGACGCTCGATCCATCGACCGGTTTCTTCCAACTCGGCATGGACTCGCTGATGAGCGTCACCCTGCAGCGCGCGTTGTCCGAGAGCCTCGGCGAGTTTCTCCCCGCATCCGTCGTCTTCGACTACCCGACCGTCTACAGTCTTACCGACTATTTGGCCACCGTCCTGCCCGAGCTCCTCGAAACGGCAGAGGCCACGAACGACCAACCGGTCGCCGATGCCTACGACCAACTCACCGAAGCTGAGTTGTTGGAACAACTTTCGGAAAGACTAAGAGGATCGCAATGACCGCCGCGACACCTGATCGCCGGGCGATCATCACCGAGGCGCTGCACAAGATCGACGACCTCACGGCGCGCCTCGAGATCGCCGAGAAGGCCGGCACCGAACCGATCGCGGTGATCGGCATGGGGTGCCGGTTCCCGGGCGGGGTCAACAACCCGGAACAGTTCTGGGATTTGTTGTGCGCCGGCCGAAACGGCATCGTTCGGGTGCCCGCCGACCGGTGGGATGCCGACGCCTACTACACGGACGATCACACCGTGCCGGGGACCATTTGCAGCACCGAAGGCGGCTTCCTCACCAGCTGGCAGCCCGATGAGTTCGACGCGGAGTTCTTCTCGATATCTCCGCGCGAAGCCGCGGCAATGGACCCGCAACAGCGGTTGTTGATTGAAGTTGCCTGGGAAGCGCTAGAAGACGCGGGCGTCGCGCCGCATACCATTCGCGGTACGCAAACCTCGGTATTCGTCGGCGTCACCGCCTACGACTACATGCTCACGCTGGCGGGCCGGTTGCGCCCCGAAGACCTCGACGCCTACATCCCGACCGGAAACTCGGCGAATTTCGCCGCCGGACGGCTGGCCTACATCCTCGGGGCTCGCGGCCCCGCGGTAGTCATCGACACGGCCTGCTCATCGTCGTTGGTGGCGGCGCACCTGGCATGTCAGAGCCTGCGCCGGCGGGAAAGCGACACGGCGTTGGTCGGTGGAACAAACCTGCTGCTGAGCCCGGGTCCGAGCATCGCGTGCTCGCGATGGGGGATGCTGTCGCCGCAGGGACAGTGCAAGACGTTCGATGCGTCCGCCGACGGGTATGTGCGTAGCGAGGGCGCCGGGATAGTGGTGCTCAAGCGGTTGGATGACGCGCTGCGCGACGGCAATCGCATCCTGGCCGTGCTGCGCGGTTCGGCCGTCAACTCCGACGGTGCCAGCAGCGGAGTGACCGTTCCCAACGGTCCGGCGCAACAGGCGTTGCTACGCAACGCATTAACGTCGTCGAAGCTCGAGCCTGCCGACATCGACTACGTCGAGGCTCACGGCACCGGTACCCCACTGGGCGACCCGATCGAACTCGATTCGCTGAGCAAGGTTTTCAGCGATCGAAAGGGCTCCCCTCCGTTGGTGATC
This is a stretch of genomic DNA from Mycobacterium lacus. It encodes these proteins:
- a CDS encoding type I polyketide synthase; its protein translation is MMRTAFSRISAMTAQQRAALADEFDKISRIAVAEPIAVVGIGCRFPGEVSGPESFWDLLVEGRDAISRIPSDRWDAEDFYHPDPLTPGRMTTKWGGFVPDIAGFDAEFFGIAPREAAAMDPQQRMLLEVAWEALEHAGIPPDSLGGTRTGVMMGVYFNEYQSMLAASLENVDAYSGTGNAHSITVGRISYLLGLRGPSVAVDTACSSSLVAVHLACQSLRLRETDLALAGGVSVTLRPETQIAISAWGLLSPQGRCATFDAAADGFVRGEGAGVVVLKRLTDAVRDGDRVLAVVRGSAVNQDGRSNGVTAPNTAAQCDVIADALRSSDVAPETVNYVEAHGTGTVLGDPIEFEALAATYGRGDSPCALGAVKTNIGHTEAAAGIAGFIKAALAVQRSTIPPNLHFSQWNPAIDAASTRFFVPTENVAWPTAEGPRRAAVSSFGLGGTNAHVVIEQGQEVAPAPARAADHEVSTLIVAGKTPQRVAATAGVLADWMEGPGAEVALADVAHTVNHHRARHAKFGTVVARDRAQAVAGLRALAAGQLAPGVVGPHPGPSDGSHGPGTVFVYSGRGSQWAGMGRQLLADEPAFAAALAELEPVFVEQAGFSLRDVIAEGKELAGIEQIQLGLIGMQLALTALWRSHGVTPDLVIGHSMGEVAAAVVAGALTPAEGLRVTATRSRLMAPLSGQGGMALLELDAAATEALITDHPQVTLGIYNSPRQTVIAGPTDQIDELITRVRAQNRFASRVNIEVAPHNPAMDALAPQMRAELADLTPRNPTIPIISTTYQDLDTNPVFDAEHWATNMRNPVHFQQAIARTVRGGDRPYHTFIEISAHPLLTQAITDTLHTAQHGTRYTTIGTLHRDTDDTITFRTNLNTVHTTHPPHTRTPEPHPPIPTTPWQHTRHWITTPAASAAALQRPDRNGAAVGGQWNSGPGGDALEDWCYQLAWPIRPAPGIATPSTESWLVLADTGLAAELAHAVGASRVDLLAPTALAHDGDPSTLLDALRGVDNVLYAPPPSGEFLDVAAAYQLFHATRRLAAAMVASGSPPKLFIVTRNAQPVADGDRANPVHAVLWGLGRSLALEHPEIWGGLIDLDETTPAELIARYVLNEAASSDGEDQVVYRTGLRRAPRLQRRTAPATTSPVTLGDDTSHLVIGATGNIGPQLIHQLADMGAKTVVAVSRTPGSRLADLAESLESTGTNLIQVAADASDPVAMTALFDRFGADLPPLEGIYLAAFAGQPVTLGDMTDDDVAAMFRPKLDVARLIHRLSLKHPVRQFVSFSSISGLIGSRWLAHYTATSAFLDTLGHARRLMGLPATVVAWGLWKSLADAQQDASQVSTESGLQPMADDVAIRALRSAMSPDAAVHSVVVAADWPLLAAAYRTRGALRVVDDLLPVPGDAPMPESEFRKALRKCPPERRHDMLLDHVGALAATVMGMPATETLDPSTGFFQLGMDSLMSVTLQRALSESLGEFLPASVVFDYPTVYSLTDYLATVLPELLETAEATNDQPVADAYDQLTEAELLEQLSERLRGSQ